A window of the Brassica oleracea var. oleracea cultivar TO1000 chromosome C1, BOL, whole genome shotgun sequence genome harbors these coding sequences:
- the LOC106343682 gene encoding glycine-rich protein DOT1-like yields the protein MSVSNSSSLVLITLILATSCLVSESRIARKDLGLDLGGIGIGIGTGIGIGLGGGGSGSGAGAGSGSGGGGGSSSSSSSSSSSSSSSGGGGGDAGSEAGSYAGSRAGSGSGGSSGSGRGRGGGGGGGHGGGGGGGGGQSGGGGSGNGGGYGEGGGYGGGYGEGGD from the coding sequence ATGTCTGTGAGTAACTCATCATCACTGGTTCTAATCACCTTGATATTGGCCACGTCGTGCCTAGTCTCCGAGAGCCGGATTGCAAGAAAGGATTTGGGTTTGGACCTTGGCGGGATAGGTATAGGGATCGGTACTGGTATCGGCATAGGTCTCGGTGGAGGTGGTTCCGGGTCCGGAGCTGGTGCCGGGTCAGGATCAGGAGGAGGAGGAGGTTCAAGCTCTTCTTCCTCATCTAGCTCCAGCAGTTCTTCGAGCTCTGGTGGTGGTGGAGGTGATGCGGGATCCGAGGCTGGATCATACGCGGGGTCACGTGCCGGGTCTGGTTCGGGCGGGAGTTCCGGGTCTGGCCGTGGAAGAGGAGGTGGTGGTGGAGGGGGTCACGGTGGAGGTGGTGGAGGAGGAGGGGGTCAAAGTGGAGGAGGTGGATCCGGTAACGGAGGAGGGTACGGTGAAGGCGGTGGGTATGGAGGAGGATACGGTGAAGGCGGCGACTGA
- the LOC106295203 gene encoding counting factor 45-1-like, translating to MARVQGLALLGLLVISSLVMLTESRVARKDLGLDLGGIGVGLGVGLGIGIGGGSGSGAGAGAGSGSGSSSSSSSSSSSSSISSGSGRSGAGSSAGSFAGSRAGSGSGN from the coding sequence ATGGCTAGGGTCCAAGGTTTAGCTCTTCTTGGTTTATTAGTGATTTCAAGTTTGGTTATGTTAACCGAGAGCCGAGTCGCAAGAAAAGACTTGGGGCTTGACCTAGGTGGGATTGGGGTCGGTCTGGGCGTTGGATTGGGGATTGGTATTGGCGGCGGTTCAGGCTCAGGTGCTGGTGCTGGTGCAGGTTCAGGATCAGGTTCATCATCTAGTTCTAGCTCTAGCTCGTCATCAAGTTCGATTTCTAGTGGTTCGGGTCGATCAGGAGCCGGATCATCTGCTGGTTCATTTGCTGGATCTAGAGCTGGATCAGGATCTGGTAACTAA
- the LOC106313207 gene encoding UDP-glucuronate 4-epimerase 1, which yields MPSIEDELFPSTPGKFKIDRSNRQLHRCFASTSTMFLWALFLIALTASYLSFQSFVDSGSRYLTASWGGIQWEKQVRTSAQIHRSGGISVLVTGATGFVGSHVSLALRKRGDGVVGLDNFNNYYDPSLKRARRSLLSSRGIFVVEGDLNDAKLLAKLFDVVAFTHVMHLAAQAGVRYALENPQSYVHSNIAGLVNLLETCKSANPQPAIVWASSSSVYGLNEKVPFSESDRTDQPASLYAATKKAGEEITHTYNHIYGLAITGLRFFTVYGPWGRPDMAYFSFTRNILQGKPITIYRGKNRVDLARDFTYIDDIVKGCLGSLDSSGKSTGSGGKKRGSAPYRIFNLGNTSPVTVPILVDILEKHLKVKAKRNFVEMPGNGDVPFTHANISSARKEFGYKPTTDLETGLRKFVRWYLSYYGYNTKAKLVH from the coding sequence ATGCCTTCTATCGAAGATGAGCTGTTTCCGTCAACTCCGGGTAAATTCAAAATCGACCGTTCAAACCGTCAGCTCCACCGCTGCTTCGCCTCCACGAGCACCATGTTCCTCTGGGCTCTCTTCCTCATCGCCCTCACCGCCTCCTACCTGAGCTTCCAGAGCTTCGTCGACTCCGGCAGCCGCTACCTCACCGCCTCCTGGGGCGGCATCCAGTGGGAGAAACAAGTCCGAACCTCCGCTCAGATCCACCGCTCCGGCGGAATCTCCGTCCTCGTCACCGGCGCCACCGGATTCGTCGGCAGCCACGTGTCCCTCGCCTTGAGGAAGCGAGGAGACGGCGTCGTCGGGCTCGATAACTTCAACAACTACTACGATCCTTCGCTCAAGCGCGCGAGGAGGTCTCTGTTATCTTCCCGAGGGATCTTCGTCGTCGAAGGAGATCTCAACGACGCGAAGCTACTGGCCAAGCTCTTCGACGTCGTCGCCTTCACTCACGTGATGCACCTCGCCGCTCAGGCCGGGGTTCGATACGCGCTGGAGAATCCTCAGTCGTATGTTCACAGCAACATCGCCGGACTAGTCAACCTCCTCGAGACCTGCAAATCGGCGAATCCTCAGCCGGCGATCGTCTGGGCTTCCTCGAGCTCGGTGTACGGACTCAACGAGAAAGTTCCCTTCTCGGAATCGGATCGAACTGATCAACCGGCGAGTCTCTACGCGGCGACGAAGAAAGCTGGAGAGGAAATCACCCACACTTATAATCATATTTACGGTCTTGCCATCACCGGTTTAAGATTCTTCACGGTTTACGGTCCATGGGGTAGACCGGACATGGCTTACTTCTCCTTCACGAGGAATATTCTCCAAGGTAAACCGATCACGATCTACCGAGGGAAAAACCGGGTCGATTTGGCGAGGGATTTCACTTACATCGACGATATAGTCAAAGGCTGTTTAGGATCTCTCGATTCGTCGGGTAAGAGCACCGGGTCGGGTGGGAAGAAACGCGGATCCGCACCGTACCGGATATTCAATTTAGGGAACACGTCACCGGTTACGGTTCCGATTCTGGTGGATATATTGGAGAAGCATCTCAAGGTGAAGGCGAAGAGGAACTTCGTGGAGATGCCTGGAAACGGCGACGTTCCGTTCACGCACGCGAATATTAGCTCCGCCCGTAAGGAATTCGGGTATAAACCGACAACCGATTTGGAAACCGGGTTGAGAAAGTTCGTTAGATGGTATCTTTCTTATTACGGATACAATACTAAAGCCAAGCTTGTACATTAA